From a single Eleginops maclovinus isolate JMC-PN-2008 ecotype Puerto Natales chromosome 20, JC_Emac_rtc_rv5, whole genome shotgun sequence genomic region:
- the LOC134882498 gene encoding nuclear receptor subfamily 4 group A member 1-like isoform X2: MQSQAFKLDDLQVYGCYPGSFAMSCLDETLSSCGSDYYGSPVYTAASPSTSGFQAQSAPIWDSPFSPYPSAPPSSVADKAAMAQHLSFFTFSPAPEQHSPLGHHQDAQPGHDDPFFLPPQQHMPPLNCPPMSLEHGSLESPRIVEGSVMSPKCHNPGSSEGRCAVCGDNASCQHYGVRTCEGCKGFFKRTVQKNAKYVCLANKDCPVDKRRRNRCQFCRFQKCLTVGMVKEVVRTDSLKGRRGRLPSKPKTVSEASSTTPSINIIASLVRSQLDSNPTIGKLDYSKYQETVDNLKEKEDAGDIQQFYDLLTGSLDVIRNWAETIPGFKDFCTEDQELLLESSFVELFILRLAYRSNPEKNKLIFCNGLVLHRLQCVSSFGDWINSIMDFSQSLHRMNLDVSLFACLAALVIITDRHGLKEPKKVEDFQSHLITCLREHVNGNGSEPIRTQPNYLSRLLGKLPELRTLCTQGLQRIFYLKLEDLVPPPPIVEKIFMDTLPF, from the exons ATGCAGAGCCAGGCCTTCAAGCTGGATGACCTCCAGGTGTATGGCTGTTACCCAGGTTCCTTTGCGATGAGCTGCCTTGATGAAACGCTGTCGTCATGTGGCTCTGACTACTATGGCAGCCCGGTTTATACCGCAGCTTCCCCTTCCACATCTGGCTTTCAGGCCCAGTCTGCACCCATCTGGGATTCCCCTTTCAGCCCCTACCCCTCAGCCCCCCCGTCCTCTGTGGCTGATAAGGCCGCCATGGCCCAGCATCTCTCCTTTTTCACCTTTAGCCCCGCACCAGAGCAGCACTCTCCCCTGGGGCATCATCAGGATGCTCAGCCAGGCCACGACGACCCTTTCTTCCTGCCTCCTCAGCAGCATATGCCTCCACTTAATTGTCCCCCCATGTCCCTGGAGCATGGATCCCTGGAAAGCCCCAGGATAGTTGAAGGGTCCGTGATGTCTCCTAAATGCCACAACCCAGGATCCAGTGAGGGCCGCTGTGCAGTTTGTGGTGACAACGCTTCCTGTCAGCACTATGGAGTCCGCACCTGTGAGGGCTGCAAAGGTTTCTTCAAG CGAACTGTACAGAAAAATGCGAAGTATGTGTGCCTTGCCAATAAAGACTGTCCTGTggacaagagaagaagaaaccgTTGCCAGTTCTGCCGCTTCCAGAAATGTCTCACAGTTGGAATGGTCAAAGAAG TTGTTCGCACTGACAGCCTCAAAGGTCGCCGGGGTCGCCTGCCCTCGAAACCCAAGACTGTGTCCGAGGCTTCATCCACAACTCCCAGCATTAACATCATAGCCTCTCTTGTCAGATCTCAGTTAGACTCAAACCCAACCATTGGAAAGCTTGACTACTCCAAG TACCAGGAGACTGTGGACAAcctgaaagaaaaggaggatgCTGGTGATATTCAGCAGTTTTATGACCTGCTGACTGGCTCTTTGGATGTAATAAGAAATTGGGCCGAAACCATCCCAGGTTTCAAAGATTTCTGCACAGAGGACCAGGAGCTGCTCCTTGAATCATCTTTTGTTGAGCTCTTTATCCTGCGACTTGCATACAG GTCAAATCCTGAGAAGAACAAGCTGATCTTCTGCAACGGTTTGGTCCTACACCGACTGCAGTGCGTTTCCAGTTTTGGTGATTGGATTAACTCCATAATGGATTTTTCCCAGAGCCTTCACCGCATGAACTTGGACGTATCCTTGTTTGCCTGCCTTGCAGCGTTAGTTATCATCACTG ATCGCCATGGCCTCAAAGAGCCCAAGAAGGTTGAAGACTTTCAGAGTCATCTCATCACTTGTTTAAGAGAGCATGTGAATGGAAACGGATCTGAACCAATCCGGACACAGCCCAACTATCTTTCTCGTCTTCTGGGCAAACTCCCCGAGCTGAGAACTCTGTGCACACAAGGCCTGCAGCGCATCTTCTACCTGAAACTGGAGGACCTGGTTCCCCCTCCCCCAATAGTGGAGAAAATCTTTATGGATACTCTGCCGTTCTGA
- the LOC134882498 gene encoding nuclear receptor subfamily 4 group A member 1-like isoform X1 produces the protein MPCVQAQYASLPHDTYFSSEFLNPDLSAKLVMDISGHKDQLSTSSLPSINTLVGNGYVGEFDAYSCRITNSPPASTVSFSHTAESSCPQMQSQAFKLDDLQVYGCYPGSFAMSCLDETLSSCGSDYYGSPVYTAASPSTSGFQAQSAPIWDSPFSPYPSAPPSSVADKAAMAQHLSFFTFSPAPEQHSPLGHHQDAQPGHDDPFFLPPQQHMPPLNCPPMSLEHGSLESPRIVEGSVMSPKCHNPGSSEGRCAVCGDNASCQHYGVRTCEGCKGFFKRTVQKNAKYVCLANKDCPVDKRRRNRCQFCRFQKCLTVGMVKEVVRTDSLKGRRGRLPSKPKTVSEASSTTPSINIIASLVRSQLDSNPTIGKLDYSKYQETVDNLKEKEDAGDIQQFYDLLTGSLDVIRNWAETIPGFKDFCTEDQELLLESSFVELFILRLAYRSNPEKNKLIFCNGLVLHRLQCVSSFGDWINSIMDFSQSLHRMNLDVSLFACLAALVIITDRHGLKEPKKVEDFQSHLITCLREHVNGNGSEPIRTQPNYLSRLLGKLPELRTLCTQGLQRIFYLKLEDLVPPPPIVEKIFMDTLPF, from the exons ATGCCCTGTGTACAAGCCCAGTATGCCTCCCTGCCCCATGACACTTACTTCAGCTCTGAGTTCTTGAATCCTGACCTCAGTGCCAAACTGGTGATGGACATCAGTGGCCACAAGGACCAGCTGTCTACATCTTCGTTGCCCAGCATCAACACCTTGGTGGGAAATGGCTATGTGGGGGAGTTTGATGCTTATTCCTGCAGGATTACCAACTCTCCTCCTGCCTCTACAGTTTCCTTCAGCCACACAGCGGAGAGCTCCTGCCCTCAGATGCAGAGCCAGGCCTTCAAGCTGGATGACCTCCAGGTGTATGGCTGTTACCCAGGTTCCTTTGCGATGAGCTGCCTTGATGAAACGCTGTCGTCATGTGGCTCTGACTACTATGGCAGCCCGGTTTATACCGCAGCTTCCCCTTCCACATCTGGCTTTCAGGCCCAGTCTGCACCCATCTGGGATTCCCCTTTCAGCCCCTACCCCTCAGCCCCCCCGTCCTCTGTGGCTGATAAGGCCGCCATGGCCCAGCATCTCTCCTTTTTCACCTTTAGCCCCGCACCAGAGCAGCACTCTCCCCTGGGGCATCATCAGGATGCTCAGCCAGGCCACGACGACCCTTTCTTCCTGCCTCCTCAGCAGCATATGCCTCCACTTAATTGTCCCCCCATGTCCCTGGAGCATGGATCCCTGGAAAGCCCCAGGATAGTTGAAGGGTCCGTGATGTCTCCTAAATGCCACAACCCAGGATCCAGTGAGGGCCGCTGTGCAGTTTGTGGTGACAACGCTTCCTGTCAGCACTATGGAGTCCGCACCTGTGAGGGCTGCAAAGGTTTCTTCAAG CGAACTGTACAGAAAAATGCGAAGTATGTGTGCCTTGCCAATAAAGACTGTCCTGTggacaagagaagaagaaaccgTTGCCAGTTCTGCCGCTTCCAGAAATGTCTCACAGTTGGAATGGTCAAAGAAG TTGTTCGCACTGACAGCCTCAAAGGTCGCCGGGGTCGCCTGCCCTCGAAACCCAAGACTGTGTCCGAGGCTTCATCCACAACTCCCAGCATTAACATCATAGCCTCTCTTGTCAGATCTCAGTTAGACTCAAACCCAACCATTGGAAAGCTTGACTACTCCAAG TACCAGGAGACTGTGGACAAcctgaaagaaaaggaggatgCTGGTGATATTCAGCAGTTTTATGACCTGCTGACTGGCTCTTTGGATGTAATAAGAAATTGGGCCGAAACCATCCCAGGTTTCAAAGATTTCTGCACAGAGGACCAGGAGCTGCTCCTTGAATCATCTTTTGTTGAGCTCTTTATCCTGCGACTTGCATACAG GTCAAATCCTGAGAAGAACAAGCTGATCTTCTGCAACGGTTTGGTCCTACACCGACTGCAGTGCGTTTCCAGTTTTGGTGATTGGATTAACTCCATAATGGATTTTTCCCAGAGCCTTCACCGCATGAACTTGGACGTATCCTTGTTTGCCTGCCTTGCAGCGTTAGTTATCATCACTG ATCGCCATGGCCTCAAAGAGCCCAAGAAGGTTGAAGACTTTCAGAGTCATCTCATCACTTGTTTAAGAGAGCATGTGAATGGAAACGGATCTGAACCAATCCGGACACAGCCCAACTATCTTTCTCGTCTTCTGGGCAAACTCCCCGAGCTGAGAACTCTGTGCACACAAGGCCTGCAGCGCATCTTCTACCTGAAACTGGAGGACCTGGTTCCCCCTCCCCCAATAGTGGAGAAAATCTTTATGGATACTCTGCCGTTCTGA